A region of Granulicella sibirica DNA encodes the following proteins:
- a CDS encoding arabinose isomerase → MIVGGNEVRVGLLGLGLKAYWPQFEGLRERLEGYLGVVEGMIEGAGRSVVRLGLVDDMATAVEAGHACRREDVDLLLIYVTTYALSSTVLPIVQRAKVPVILLNLQPELAMDYESFNRLGDRTAMTGEWLAWCSACPVPEIANVLRRLDIPFFQVTGSLKDDPACWTLLDAWLTAARVVKSLAHSKLGLMGHYYSGMLDIATDLAQVSGRFGLLIEQLEVDELSARRRQVSETETEERAAAFAEEFDVRPDCEQGELLRAARTAVALDGMVGEHGIDLLAYYYKGTGVAENEDTMSSIILGTSQLTTRGVPVAGEYEVKNAIAMKVLSEVGAGGSFTEIYALDFKEDLVLMGHDGPGHSLIAQDRVMVRPLEVYHGKVGRGLSVEMSVRHGPVTLLSIVEDRDAGFQFLIAEGESVPGRILEIGNTNSRYKFPLGARRFIESWNAHGPAHHCAIGVGHVAEILKKTADLLQIPAVQVC, encoded by the coding sequence ATGATCGTTGGAGGCAATGAAGTACGGGTGGGCTTGTTGGGGCTTGGGCTGAAGGCCTACTGGCCGCAGTTCGAGGGTCTGCGGGAACGGCTTGAGGGATACCTTGGCGTGGTGGAGGGGATGATCGAGGGGGCTGGCCGCTCGGTTGTGCGGCTGGGGTTGGTCGACGACATGGCGACGGCGGTAGAGGCGGGCCACGCGTGCCGGCGGGAGGACGTGGACCTTCTGCTGATCTATGTCACGACCTATGCCCTCTCGTCGACCGTGCTACCGATCGTGCAGCGGGCGAAGGTTCCGGTGATTCTTCTGAACCTCCAGCCTGAGCTGGCGATGGACTATGAGAGTTTCAACCGACTCGGGGACAGGACGGCGATGACCGGGGAATGGCTTGCGTGGTGCAGTGCCTGCCCGGTGCCCGAGATCGCCAATGTGCTGCGCCGGCTTGATATTCCCTTCTTCCAGGTGACTGGATCGTTGAAAGACGACCCCGCGTGCTGGACTTTACTGGACGCATGGCTGACGGCGGCACGGGTGGTGAAGAGCCTGGCGCACAGCAAACTTGGCCTGATGGGGCACTACTACTCGGGAATGCTGGATATTGCGACCGATCTCGCGCAGGTGAGTGGACGGTTCGGGTTGCTGATCGAACAGCTTGAGGTGGATGAGCTTTCGGCACGACGTCGGCAGGTGAGCGAGACCGAGACTGAGGAGCGGGCGGCAGCGTTCGCGGAGGAGTTTGACGTTCGCCCGGATTGCGAACAAGGGGAGTTGCTACGGGCGGCCCGGACGGCGGTGGCACTCGATGGCATGGTGGGCGAACACGGGATCGATCTGCTGGCCTATTACTACAAGGGCACCGGAGTCGCCGAGAACGAAGACACGATGAGCTCGATCATCCTGGGGACGTCGCAATTGACCACGCGGGGTGTACCGGTGGCGGGCGAGTACGAGGTGAAGAACGCGATCGCGATGAAGGTGCTGAGCGAAGTGGGGGCGGGTGGGTCCTTCACCGAGATCTATGCGTTGGACTTCAAGGAAGACCTGGTGCTGATGGGCCATGATGGTCCGGGTCACTCGCTGATTGCGCAGGACCGTGTGATGGTTCGGCCGCTGGAGGTTTATCACGGCAAGGTAGGACGGGGCTTGTCGGTGGAGATGTCCGTGCGGCACGGTCCGGTGACGCTGCTCTCGATTGTCGAGGATCGCGACGCGGGCTTTCAGTTTTTGATTGCCGAGGGAGAGAGTGTGCCTGGAAGAATTCTCGAGATTGGAAATACCAATAGCCGCTACAAGTTTCCGCTGGGAGCACGGCGCTTTATCGAAAGCTGGAATGCGCACGGTCCTGCACATCACTGCGCCATCGGCGTCGGCCACGTGGCGGAGATCCTGAAGAAGACGGCGGACCTGCTGCAGATTCCTGCAGTCCAGGTCTGCTGA
- a CDS encoding glycosyl hydrolase, which produces MSVTKTLFRPYRAWWAAALWMAMPWTMTAQPQGDGTDRTPSLSSLREGFLEPPSEARLRCYWWWLNGNTDKPTITHDLEEMKAKGFGGALLVDANGADQVGNHPVPAGPTFGSPAWVELFTHALKEADRLGLEITLNITSGWNLGGPDVTPEQASKLLTWTRTEVKGESQDSIKLAAPASRNGYYRQIAVLAYPLQHGSALAAQPDDRQGDRHTAEQEVSQDKAGDRAAARALQTLRFRSAAAESGFSMPDGSALLNDGLGQQFAGDPGFADTPASGVVDLTAQTSADGVLGWKAPAGTWEVLRIGYTDSDARVSTASGAWQGLAIDYMSSEAFDQYWEHTVEPLLTAAKPYSSLKYLATDSWELGGTNWTPKFREQFRRLRGYDPVPWLPVVAGRVVGDRAQSTRFLTDLRRTVADLIVSEHYDVFAEKAKAHGMGVEAESGGPHGAPIDALETFRHAAVPQTEFWSENPHRNTDIERFFTKEGASAANIYGQRFVAQEGETSIGPQWSESLATDLKPSFDMAITEGMNRLVWHEFTSSPAVTGVPGQEYFAGTHLNPKVTWWNAGGAFFTYLNRAQYMMQQGSAVDDVLYFYGDNVPNFVRLKADDPAHVLPGYDYDVTDDDALLRTIRVDGRELVGPSGVRWRVLALPRTRRASAAVLELALRFVQGGGVLVGLPVESSTGNATPAEEARMSTLIHSLWDGCGSGGSHAVGRGLVFCTDKTREALTALKVEPDFEVVGIGATLKASYGATSGGLDYVHRRIGSTEVYFLRNASQEAVSFRGVFRVPQRRVEVWDGVSGAMQPVRGEVSTDGRMTVPLSLGAFGSAFVVFNDAAPMPEATLPTIVTAPIQATWSVTFQANRGAPPGSIAMPALTSWTESSNAGVRYFSGSGTYRAKVRAPVWSPGDGVSLQFGDVREIARVRVNGKDAGTVWAKPYMLRVDSLLHPGENEIEVEVTNLWPNRIIGDLQPGNDRTYTSTNITRYKADSPLLPSGLIGPVEWVVEPRSSRRK; this is translated from the coding sequence ATGTCCGTAACAAAAACGCTCTTCCGTCCTTACCGTGCGTGGTGGGCTGCTGCGTTGTGGATGGCTATGCCGTGGACGATGACGGCTCAGCCACAGGGAGATGGAACAGACCGGACTCCATCGTTGTCTTCGTTGCGAGAGGGTTTCCTTGAACCTCCCTCGGAGGCTCGACTGCGTTGCTATTGGTGGTGGCTGAACGGGAACACGGACAAGCCGACGATCACGCACGACCTTGAGGAGATGAAAGCCAAGGGGTTTGGTGGAGCGTTGCTGGTGGACGCGAACGGCGCAGATCAGGTGGGCAATCATCCCGTTCCCGCAGGTCCAACGTTCGGAAGCCCGGCGTGGGTCGAGCTCTTCACGCACGCGTTGAAGGAGGCAGACCGGCTTGGGTTGGAGATTACGCTCAACATCACGAGCGGGTGGAATCTTGGCGGCCCGGATGTAACTCCGGAACAGGCTTCGAAGCTGCTGACCTGGACTCGCACCGAGGTGAAGGGCGAATCTCAGGATTCAATCAAGCTTGCCGCTCCGGCATCGCGCAACGGGTACTACCGCCAGATCGCCGTGCTCGCTTACCCGCTTCAGCATGGCTCCGCGCTTGCAGCGCAGCCCGACGACCGGCAGGGTGACCGGCATACGGCGGAGCAGGAGGTGTCGCAGGATAAGGCTGGCGATCGCGCGGCAGCGAGGGCATTGCAGACCCTGCGTTTCCGGTCGGCGGCGGCGGAGAGCGGCTTCAGCATGCCGGACGGGTCCGCGCTTTTGAACGATGGGCTGGGACAGCAGTTCGCGGGGGATCCGGGGTTTGCCGATACGCCTGCCAGTGGGGTCGTGGATCTTACGGCGCAGACCAGTGCGGACGGAGTGCTTGGGTGGAAGGCGCCCGCGGGAACATGGGAAGTGCTGCGAATCGGTTATACGGATTCCGATGCTCGCGTTTCGACGGCCAGTGGCGCCTGGCAGGGGCTGGCGATCGACTATATGAGCAGCGAGGCCTTCGACCAGTATTGGGAGCATACGGTCGAGCCTCTGCTTACCGCCGCCAAGCCTTACTCCAGCCTGAAGTACCTCGCGACCGATAGCTGGGAGCTGGGCGGAACGAACTGGACTCCGAAGTTTCGCGAGCAGTTCCGAAGGCTGCGTGGTTATGATCCGGTGCCCTGGCTTCCGGTCGTGGCCGGGCGGGTTGTTGGAGACCGGGCGCAGAGCACGCGGTTTCTGACCGACCTTCGACGCACCGTGGCGGACCTGATCGTGAGTGAGCACTACGACGTGTTCGCCGAGAAGGCGAAGGCCCACGGAATGGGCGTGGAGGCCGAGAGCGGGGGGCCGCATGGAGCCCCGATCGATGCGCTTGAGACGTTCCGCCATGCTGCCGTGCCGCAGACAGAGTTCTGGTCCGAGAACCCGCACCGGAACACAGACATCGAGCGCTTCTTCACCAAGGAAGGCGCGAGTGCGGCGAACATCTACGGGCAGCGATTCGTGGCGCAGGAGGGCGAGACCTCGATCGGCCCGCAATGGTCCGAAAGCCTCGCGACAGATCTGAAGCCTTCCTTCGATATGGCGATCACGGAAGGAATGAACCGGCTGGTGTGGCATGAGTTTACGTCCAGTCCAGCCGTGACGGGTGTGCCCGGGCAGGAGTACTTCGCCGGGACGCACCTTAACCCCAAGGTGACCTGGTGGAATGCGGGCGGAGCGTTCTTCACGTATCTCAATCGAGCGCAATACATGATGCAGCAGGGAAGCGCGGTGGACGATGTCCTGTATTTTTACGGAGACAACGTGCCGAACTTTGTGCGGCTGAAGGCGGACGATCCGGCGCATGTGCTGCCGGGCTATGACTACGATGTGACGGATGACGATGCGCTCCTGAGGACGATTCGGGTCGATGGGCGTGAGCTTGTCGGGCCGAGTGGCGTGCGATGGCGCGTGCTTGCCCTGCCTCGAACGCGTCGGGCTTCGGCGGCAGTGCTCGAACTGGCTTTGCGATTTGTGCAAGGCGGGGGCGTGCTGGTGGGGCTGCCGGTGGAGTCGTCCACGGGCAATGCCACGCCTGCGGAAGAGGCTCGCATGTCGACACTGATTCATTCCTTGTGGGATGGGTGCGGCAGCGGCGGATCGCATGCGGTTGGGCGAGGGTTGGTGTTCTGCACAGACAAGACGCGGGAAGCTTTGACGGCGCTCAAGGTAGAGCCGGACTTCGAGGTGGTGGGGATCGGGGCTACGCTGAAGGCATCCTACGGTGCGACCTCCGGCGGGCTCGACTATGTGCACCGCAGGATCGGTTCGACCGAGGTTTATTTCCTGCGGAATGCGTCCCAGGAAGCGGTGAGCTTTCGTGGTGTGTTCCGCGTGCCACAGCGCAGAGTCGAGGTGTGGGATGGAGTGAGCGGGGCCATGCAACCGGTCCGGGGCGAGGTCTCAACGGATGGACGCATGACGGTCCCGCTTTCTCTCGGAGCGTTCGGGTCAGCCTTTGTGGTCTTCAACGACGCGGCGCCCATGCCAGAAGCGACCTTGCCGACGATCGTCACGGCTCCTATTCAAGCAACGTGGTCGGTTACCTTTCAGGCGAATCGGGGCGCGCCGCCGGGCTCGATCGCGATGCCCGCTTTGACAAGTTGGACGGAATCCTCCAATGCGGGTGTGCGCTACTTCTCGGGTTCGGGGACTTATCGGGCGAAGGTGAGAGCACCGGTATGGTCGCCGGGAGATGGCGTGTCCCTGCAGTTTGGAGACGTTCGAGAGATTGCCCGGGTTCGCGTGAATGGGAAGGATGCGGGTACTGTCTGGGCGAAGCCGTACATGCTGCGGGTCGATTCGCTGTTGCATCCAGGGGAGAACGAGATCGAGGTCGAAGTCACGAATCTGTGGCCTAACCGCATCATCGGCGATCTACAGCCGGGCAACGACAGAACCTATACGTCCACAAATATCACACGATACAAGGCGGATTCTCCCCTGTTGCCTTCAGGGCTCATTGGACCGGTGGAGTGGGTAGTGGAACCACGGAGCAGCCGAAGGAAGTAG
- a CDS encoding carboxypeptidase regulatory-like domain-containing protein — protein sequence MQQINHSKPGSRGVLSLFLAACCLLWACGSAQAQQYLGTIRGEVVDSTGARVQNADVTVTEENTKFASKAQSGDAGSFNVPSLQPGTYTITVTANGFRAETRTNIVLTAGQNQQVDFKLETGAATETVTVTSDTALLDTGSANLSTTLSNKEVTDLPNIGRNPFVLSTLAAGVTTTAYSQSKASSFTNPFSGTAVQITADGSAGHNRLTIDGIPDDPAERFSGASYTGFVPSPEAVQEVKVQTAIFDSQYGHGNGTITNTVVRTGTNKLHGAAYYVFQNTYMNANTYEKVPNQNSSNPLARTPRGNDQLSQTGFVVDGPVFLPKIYDGRDKTFFMVAYERYQSHVSLPYSTHVPTAAERTGDFSDLCSNFVGGVCAAGAGVQLYDPLSLDGSNNRTPFLNNNLSGRINAAGQALLNLYPGPNASVGNVNYISNQTSYRSSYPSFIIRVDHSFGTRNKMNGVFFDSGLTQAYPLEGYTGGIGPASSATGYGYTVYRNNKGGSLDDVHVFSPSLVLDARIGLLYHPFGLTYPGNHNFNLGNIGINGTGLPFQTFPGVTAIDATTNTDQYGGLAAGAAGQISENTTGSTTAVLTKTLGAHSLRFGFDGNLIRYNVQNPQSGFGSFTFNRQFTQKNSINTTVGADTASGNPYASVLLGYPSSETYNNQIAFALQQLYVAPFVQDDWRATSKLTVNLGLRWDYESPFTDRYNRLNSSFCTTCANPLQASIPGLTLNGGLQFVNSNNRFEYSRDLNNFQPRVGLAYQATPSTVLRAGFGVIYFNTLETPFAQGFSASTSYVATIDGTHPTNSLSNPFPTGVNAPTGSSLGLATQLGQNVNFVDPNHVQPKSTQYSASTQTQFPGNMVLQLAYLGTRPTRLEVNHNINVLPASYYNLGTSEVSYLNATVANPLAGAIPNSSLNAATIARNQLLLPFPEFGSVTENYSSIGSAPYNSLQVTVSKPLSHSFSIQGNFTWSKTMVHTSFLNPFDTHLQSNQDPGPTLVANIFGLYQFPKLSGRPAYQKLLLGGWQLNSVLRAQNGSLISAPSNVNILTNPSVSNPTYGHYFNTCYLDASGVQHGCSQDTAPAFQQRLSYTTQSNTAYLNIRQRVHPLMDASLFKQFAVHEGVNFEIRGEFFNVLNTPNFGGPGTSIGSSTFGVVTLTQANDPRIGQLTARINF from the coding sequence ATGCAACAGATCAATCATTCCAAACCCGGTTCGAGAGGTGTTCTCAGTCTCTTCCTGGCCGCGTGCTGCCTGCTGTGGGCTTGCGGCAGCGCGCAGGCACAGCAGTACCTGGGTACGATTCGCGGAGAAGTCGTCGATTCGACCGGCGCCAGGGTACAGAACGCAGATGTCACGGTGACGGAAGAGAATACAAAGTTCGCAAGCAAGGCGCAGAGCGGCGATGCGGGCTCCTTCAACGTTCCTTCGCTACAACCGGGCACGTATACGATCACGGTTACGGCGAACGGCTTCCGGGCGGAGACACGCACCAACATCGTCCTGACGGCAGGACAGAATCAGCAGGTGGACTTCAAGCTGGAGACGGGTGCGGCGACCGAGACGGTTACGGTGACGTCCGATACGGCGCTGCTCGATACGGGGTCCGCGAACCTGAGCACGACGCTGAGCAACAAGGAGGTCACCGATCTTCCGAACATTGGCCGCAACCCGTTTGTGCTCTCGACGCTCGCCGCCGGTGTGACGACGACGGCCTACTCCCAGAGCAAGGCGAGCAGCTTCACGAATCCCTTCAGTGGCACGGCGGTGCAGATTACCGCAGATGGCAGCGCGGGGCACAACCGGCTGACGATCGATGGCATTCCGGACGATCCGGCGGAGCGGTTTTCGGGTGCGAGTTATACGGGCTTCGTGCCGTCTCCGGAAGCGGTGCAGGAGGTCAAGGTGCAGACCGCGATCTTCGACTCGCAGTACGGACACGGCAACGGGACGATTACCAACACGGTCGTACGAACCGGAACGAACAAGCTGCATGGAGCGGCATACTACGTGTTTCAGAACACGTACATGAATGCGAATACCTATGAGAAGGTACCGAATCAGAACAGCAGCAATCCGCTCGCGCGGACGCCGCGCGGCAATGACCAGTTGAGCCAGACGGGTTTTGTGGTGGACGGGCCCGTGTTTCTTCCGAAGATCTATGACGGACGTGACAAGACGTTCTTCATGGTCGCGTATGAGCGGTACCAATCGCACGTCTCTCTCCCCTACAGCACACATGTGCCTACTGCCGCTGAGCGGACGGGGGACTTCTCCGATCTTTGCTCGAACTTCGTCGGCGGCGTATGTGCCGCGGGAGCGGGAGTCCAGCTCTACGATCCGTTGTCGCTCGATGGTTCGAACAACCGCACTCCGTTCCTCAATAACAATCTCAGCGGCCGCATCAATGCGGCGGGGCAGGCACTGCTGAATCTTTATCCCGGGCCGAATGCGTCGGTGGGGAATGTGAACTATATCTCGAACCAGACGTCGTACCGGAGTTCCTATCCATCGTTCATCATTCGAGTCGATCACTCGTTCGGGACGAGAAACAAGATGAATGGGGTCTTCTTCGACTCGGGTCTGACGCAGGCTTATCCGCTTGAGGGTTATACGGGCGGGATCGGACCGGCAAGCAGCGCGACGGGATATGGGTACACGGTCTATCGGAACAATAAGGGTGGAAGCCTGGATGATGTGCATGTGTTCTCCCCTTCGCTTGTGCTTGATGCACGCATCGGGTTGCTGTACCACCCATTCGGGCTGACGTATCCGGGAAACCATAACTTTAACCTTGGAAATATCGGCATCAATGGAACGGGTCTTCCGTTCCAAACCTTTCCGGGCGTGACTGCAATCGACGCTACGACGAACACGGATCAGTATGGTGGACTTGCGGCAGGCGCGGCAGGGCAGATCAGCGAGAACACGACGGGATCGACCACGGCCGTGCTGACAAAGACGCTTGGAGCGCACTCGCTGCGGTTCGGGTTCGATGGGAACCTGATTCGATACAACGTGCAGAACCCGCAGTCGGGCTTTGGAAGTTTCACGTTCAATCGCCAGTTCACGCAGAAGAACTCGATCAACACGACTGTTGGCGCGGATACGGCTTCGGGCAATCCGTATGCTTCGGTTCTGCTTGGCTATCCCTCTTCCGAGACCTATAACAACCAGATCGCGTTCGCGCTGCAGCAGCTCTATGTGGCTCCGTTCGTGCAGGATGACTGGAGAGCGACCAGCAAGCTCACGGTGAACCTCGGCCTTCGGTGGGACTATGAGTCGCCCTTTACCGATCGCTATAACCGCCTGAACTCAAGCTTCTGCACTACGTGCGCGAACCCACTGCAAGCGTCCATTCCGGGACTTACGCTGAACGGCGGATTGCAATTCGTCAATAGCAACAACCGCTTTGAGTATTCGCGCGATCTGAATAACTTTCAGCCGCGTGTCGGTCTGGCTTACCAGGCGACGCCTTCGACCGTTTTACGGGCGGGCTTTGGCGTGATCTACTTCAACACGCTGGAGACACCGTTCGCACAGGGTTTCAGTGCGTCGACGAGCTATGTCGCCACGATCGATGGAACGCACCCGACGAACTCACTGAGCAATCCCTTCCCAACCGGGGTGAATGCTCCGACGGGAAGCAGCCTTGGGCTTGCGACGCAGCTTGGCCAGAATGTGAACTTCGTCGACCCAAACCATGTGCAGCCGAAGAGTACGCAGTATTCGGCGAGTACGCAGACGCAGTTTCCTGGCAACATGGTGTTACAGCTGGCCTACCTTGGGACGCGGCCTACGCGGCTTGAAGTCAACCACAACATCAACGTGCTTCCGGCGTCGTATTACAACCTGGGCACGTCGGAAGTCAGCTATCTGAACGCGACCGTGGCGAATCCGCTGGCAGGGGCGATTCCGAATTCTTCGTTGAATGCAGCGACCATCGCCCGGAATCAGTTGCTACTGCCGTTTCCGGAGTTCGGATCGGTCACGGAAAACTACTCGTCGATCGGCAGCGCGCCCTATAACTCATTGCAGGTGACGGTGAGCAAGCCACTCAGCCATAGCTTCAGCATCCAGGGAAACTTTACCTGGTCGAAGACGATGGTTCACACGAGCTTCCTCAATCCCTTCGACACTCACCTTCAGTCGAATCAGGATCCGGGACCGACTCTCGTTGCGAATATCTTCGGTCTGTACCAGTTTCCGAAGCTTAGCGGCCGTCCGGCTTACCAGAAGCTCCTGCTAGGCGGGTGGCAGCTCAACTCCGTGTTACGCGCGCAGAACGGAAGCCTGATCTCGGCGCCGAGCAACGTCAACATTCTCACGAACCCGAGCGTCAGTAATCCGACGTACGGCCACTACTTCAACACGTGCTATCTCGATGCATCGGGGGTACAGCATGGCTGTTCGCAGGATACGGCACCGGCGTTCCAGCAGCGGCTGAGCTATACGACGCAGAGCAATACTGCTTACCTGAACATCCGGCAGCGGGTACATCCCCTGATGGATGCTTCGCTGTTCAAGCAATTTGCCGTTCATGAAGGAGTGAATTTCGAGATTCGTGGAGAGTTCTTCAATGTGTTGAACACTCCAAACTTCGGGGGCCCAGGGACGTCGATCGGAAGCTCTACGTTCGGTGTGGTTACGCTGACGCAGGCGAACGATCCCCGCATTGGCCAACTCACGGCCCGGATCAACTTCTAA